In Borreliella valaisiana VS116, the genomic window TAGAAAATGTAGCAGAAGATTGTCTCAAAAATGGACTTATTCTTGAAAGCATCAGTCATAATGTTAGTAAGCTTGAACTTGCTGGACTAAAAGTTCAGCTTAAGAATGCCCTACTTAATTGTATTATAAGCTACCGTTTTCATGGAATTGGATATGTTTTAGTAAAAACTAAAGACACACTAGTAAATCTTGAAGAGCCCGTTAACATAGAGTTGCCTATTGGATTCGAATACCTTGATTATGAATCTGTAAGAGATTCGGGGGTTGACTTTGACTATATAATTTACAAAGTAAAAATCAATAATAATGGCAATTCTTTTGATACGGTCAAAATACACAAAAGTCGACTTATAATATATGAAAATTTCGATTATATCTTGAAAAGACATGTTCCGTGTTATACGGAAAGTTTTTTGTTAGATATTTACTTATTTGAAAAAATATACGTTGAAATAGAAAAGCGTATTGAAAATCACAATTTTTTGTTTTATAAGGATGAGTCTTTAGTTCAGCTACAGGACGCACTCTCTAGTGCTACAACTTCTTTAAGCGCACTTACTCAAAGCAGTAATAATGAAAAGGGAAATAGTATTTTATCTTCTTTTTTGAGAAAACAAAATTCAAACAATCATAGTAAAGATATTTCTAATTTACGCAGCCTTAATGACTCATTGGCACATGAGCTTGCTAGGCTTAAAAACAATCTTAATAATGAGGGAATGCTTTATACGGCTACCCCCAGCGCTAGTTTAGAAGTTATTAAGTATGATCTTAATTATTTAAAAGAAGCTTTGGCTTTGATTAAAGCAAAAATTGGGGCTGATACTAAAGAACCTTTAACTAGAAGTTTTAACGAGCAGGCTAAAGGACTCGGAAATGATGGCAAAGGTGATAGAAGCAATTATTATGATTTTCTAAAAGGCGTACAAGAACAAATTGAAAATTCTTGTAATCTAAAACTTACTAAATATTTTGGGCTTGATATGAAGTTTAATTCGCTGATTATGTTAAGTGAAAATCAAAAGGTAGAAAGAGATATTAAGCTAATTGAGCTTTACAGTAAATATAACGAGCTTATACAAAGCAGCTCCTTTAATAAGGAGGAGTTATCTATCTTAAAAGAAAAATTATTTTCATTGTGAAAAAAAGGAGTTAAAAAATGATTGAAAATGAAAAAAAAGAAGAATTTGAAGTGCAAGTTAAAGAAGAATCACAAATTCAATCTGATACTAAAGTTATAAGTGTTGGAGAGTATGAAGAGTATATACGCTTAAAGGAACAATCAAATAATACAAAACCTAAAGAGACAACTCGTGATTTAACTATAAATGAGCGAATAACAAAAGAACTTGCTGAAGTTGAAGAGAGAGAGCGTGTTGAAAAGCAATTATTACTAGAAGCCGAGCGTATAAATGAAATTGATACACTTGCAAAAGCTCACCTTAGCAGCCATTTTAATAAAGAGACACTACTTGCAAAGGGATATACGCTAAAAGACATTATGCAGGCACAACGTAGAGAACTTGTGCGCAAGTTTGTCTCAAGCGAACAAATTAAAGCTATTGCCAAAGTAGCAGATATAAGTCATATTGATGGAGAAATATTAGAACAACTTGTTTCTTTAGCTAAAGTGAATATCAAATTAAGAAAAAATGCCAATAGCAATTCTTCTTCTATTGACTTTATTAAAAGCAATATTGTTGCTAAACCAGAAGAAAAAGTAAGCTTGCTCGATTCTAATTTTGTTCCAATTAATTTTGCGGAGTTTGTACAAGCTGTAAGTAATACTTATAAGCAAAAACGTGTTCAATTTTATGAAAACTTGAAAAGAAATAAAAGAACAAGTATTGCTTAAAGGAGTTTTTAATGAGCGACATTACAAAAATAAAACAAGAGTTTGATAAAAAAGTTGCTGAAATTAAAGCATTGATGAAAAATCCCCAACAAGATACTGGTTTATTTGGCAATTCTTTTGAATTTAGAGACAAAAACTTAATTTTTTCAAATTTTGATGGAATTTGTACTAGTAGTAAAGACAAAATAGAAAATTATCCTTTTAAAGGATATCCCTATAAGCGTGGGGTCAAGTTTAGTTTTAGTGAAGATAGTATATCAGAACTTGAAGTTGAAGCTGGGGGTGGTGAAGACTTATATGGAATATGCATTGATATAGACGAGTTTAGTAAAACAGCGACTGTAATTCCAATTACAAATAACTTTACGGGTTATTTAACCTTTAAGAAGAATGGAAATGGTGTAAACCCAGGAGACAAGCTGTATTTTAATCAACATGGGGAACTTGAAAAGATTACGGGGGCTCAAAAATCTATTAATGCTATAGCACTTTCAAAAGTGTATAAGTTAACAGAAGATTTATTCATAGTGCTAGCAAGTGTTTTTGGAAATAGTGCTATAAAGGGATAGTAAATTATGGCTTTAAAAGATAAGGAGCCCCTTAAAGATCTTAATGTTGATAATAATCTACAAGTGGGT contains:
- a CDS encoding DUF1357 family protein, encoding MIENEKKEEFEVQVKEESQIQSDTKVISVGEYEEYIRLKEQSNNTKPKETTRDLTINERITKELAEVEERERVEKQLLLEAERINEIDTLAKAHLSSHFNKETLLAKGYTLKDIMQAQRRELVRKFVSSEQIKAIAKVADISHIDGEILEQLVSLAKVNIKLRKNANSNSSSIDFIKSNIVAKPEEKVSLLDSNFVPINFAEFVQAVSNTYKQKRVQFYENLKRNKRTSIA
- a CDS encoding anti-CBASS protein Acb1 family protein; translated protein: MCDLRKVKLVDKISSLELYRYSIFFRNYIENVAEDCLKNGLILESISHNVSKLELAGLKVQLKNALLNCIISYRFHGIGYVLVKTKDTLVNLEEPVNIELPIGFEYLDYESVRDSGVDFDYIIYKVKINNNGNSFDTVKIHKSRLIIYENFDYILKRHVPCYTESFLLDIYLFEKIYVEIEKRIENHNFLFYKDESLVQLQDALSSATTSLSALTQSSNNEKGNSILSSFLRKQNSNNHSKDISNLRSLNDSLAHELARLKNNLNNEGMLYTATPSASLEVIKYDLNYLKEALALIKAKIGADTKEPLTRSFNEQAKGLGNDGKGDRSNYYDFLKGVQEQIENSCNLKLTKYFGLDMKFNSLIMLSENQKVERDIKLIELYSKYNELIQSSSFNKEELSILKEKLFSL
- a CDS encoding DUF228 domain-containing protein; the protein is MSDITKIKQEFDKKVAEIKALMKNPQQDTGLFGNSFEFRDKNLIFSNFDGICTSSKDKIENYPFKGYPYKRGVKFSFSEDSISELEVEAGGGEDLYGICIDIDEFSKTATVIPITNNFTGYLTFKKNGNGVNPGDKLYFNQHGELEKITGAQKSINAIALSKVYKLTEDLFIVLASVFGNSAIKG